A region of the Myxococcus stipitatus DSM 14675 genome:
GGCTTCTTCGCGGCGGTCTTCTTCACCGAGGCTCGCTTCTTCGCGGGCGTCGCCGCCTCGGCGGGAGCCTCTGGCCGAGCCGCTGTGCTTGCCGAGCCGGACACGGGCTTCAGCACGAAGACGCGGTCCAACCGACGGCTGCCGCGCTTCTCGGGAGCCTCCAGGTCGTAGTCGAAGTTGTACTCGGCCACGACGTGCAGCCCCGCGTCCCGGAAGAGCTTGCGCGCCTGGGCTCCGTCGTAGGTGCGGAAGAACCACGTCGTCTCGATGAGCCAGTCCTTCCCGGGCCCGGTGATGCGCAGCCGGTTGCGCATCGGTGAGCGGCGGGCACGGCGCTCGGGAGTGCCCTCGTGCGTGTTGCAGACGACCTTGTCCTTCCCGACCTTGCCCAGCCAGCGCTCGTGCTCGGGCGTCGTCCGCGCGTAGTCAGTGAGGTGGAAGCCCAGCACATAGACGCCGTCCGGCTTGAGCAGCCGCCGGGTCCCCTTCAGGTGCGCGAGCGCCGCCGCCTCGCTGTCGAGATACCGGAAGGTGGAGACCAGGTTGTGCGCGACATCCACCTGTCCCTCCAGCTCGGGCACGAAGAACTCCTCCATGCGGGACGGAGACAGCTTCACCCGGCGCCGCTCCGCGGGAGTCAGCCGCTTGCGCGCATGGGCGAGCATCGCCTCGGAGATGTCGTAGCCGGTGACCTTCAACCCGCGACGGGTGGCCTCCTCGACCAACCGCCCCGCGCCGCACGCGGGCTCCAACCACTTCGAGCCTCCCGTGCCATGGCGCGCGCTCAGCGCCTGGAGGAAGTCCACCTCGCGCACGGTGTCCGTGCCGAAGATGGCCTCGTAGTACTCCGGGTGCTCATACCAGTCCGTGCGTTTTTCCATGAGTGCCGTGCCCTTTTGGGGGGCGCGCATCCTCAGGTCCCTCGCGACGAAAGCCAAGCCAAAGTGTGTCAGCGCCTCACGCGGGGCTCCGCTGGGGCGACGCCGCGGGCGCGTCCTCCGACTCGTTCCGGGAGCGTGACATCACATCGCGCAGCCGCATCCCCAGCATGCGATGCAGGAACACCACCCCCAGCGGCAACGGCAACCACAAGGTGAAACCCCGCAACAACAGCACCGCGGTGAGCGATACCGACACCGGCACGCCCAGCGAGGACAGCGTCCCCACGGCGGTGGCCTCGAACGTCCCCACTCCGCCCGGGATGATGCTGAGGGTCATCACCAGCGTGGCCAGCATGAAGGCGGCGAAGACACTCGGGAAGCCCACCGGGTGCCCCACCGCGAGCAGCATGCATGACAGCGTGAGCGCATCCGCCACGAAGACACCCAACTGACAGGCGGTCGCCTTCGCCAGGAGGCCTCGGTTCCTCACCAGCTCCGGAGGCACCTGGGAGATGGAATCCAAGAGCGAGGTGAGCCCCGGAATGCGGCGCGCCCACTTCGGCGGCTGCCAGCCTCCATGCCGCGTCAGCCAGAGGATGGCGAACGGCACCACACACGCGAGCACCGCGAAGGCCGTGGCCAATCCGAGGATGGCCGCATGCAGCGCCGCATGGAGCCACAGCGTCACGATGGCGAAGACCACCGCCACCGCGTGCGCGATGTAGAACGACACCATGTCCACCAGCAGCGCGGCCGTGGCGATGCGCGGGGGCGCCCCTTCGCTCTGAAGCCCCTTCATCACCACCACCGAGCCACCGATGCCCGCGGTGGGGACGAGTTGGTCGAACGAGAGCTTCATCACCGACAGGCCCGCGGTGCGGAACCAGGGCGGCTTCACGTTCGCCATGCCCAGCACCAACCTCCAGCAGGCCGCCATGACGAGGTACGAGAGCACCTGAAGCGCGGCGCCACACAGCAGCCACTCCGGCCTCGCGCGCTTCAGCATGAGCGCGAACTGCTTCTCCTCTCCGAAGCGCGCCACCACGAACACGGTGAAGGCCCCGAGCAACAACACCCCCGGAAGCCAGCCCCAGACACCGTGACGGCGCGAGGAACCCTCCGCCGCCACGGGCGCCACCCTCACGTCCGAGATTGCGTCATCCACGAGCGTCTCCTCCCGCTCAATGCGCGGAGACTTCCGCCTCTTCACGGCCTCGCGCCTGCGTCGCATCCAGGAGCCGCGCCGCCATGCGCATGAAGTCCGCCTCCGTGACGATGCCCACCAGTCGCCGGTCGCGGTCCACCACGGGCAGACAGCCGAAGCGGTGGTCCAGGAGCTTGTAGATGCCGTCGCGCACGGACAGGTCCGGCCGCACCGACTCCACGTCGCGAGACATGATGCTGGCGACGGCGATGGGCTCCGCGCCGGAGGACGCCATCTGTCGCGACAGAGCGCGGATGAGGTCTCGGTGGCTCACCAGCCCCACCAGGCGCCCATCCCTCACCACGGGCAGGTGACGGATGTGATTGAGCTTCAGCAGGTCATCCACGCGAACCAGGTCATCCGTCTCCTCCAACGTGATGACGTCGCGGGTCATCAGGTCGCCCACGGTGAGCATGACGAGGCCGCCTCCTGTCCGGACCACACGGCGGGTGCCGCGACCAGGTCCAGTCCCCGCAAGGGTGCGTCCACGCCCCGGTTCGCGCACCCACGCGGCCGGCCCACGGACAGGGGCCCGCTCGCACGCGTGCCCTGCCCTGCGTGCGCCCCGCCGAGCCGGCGGCTCAGTGCGCCGGGTGCCCCATGATGCGGGCGAGCATGAACATCAGGGCCAGGCCCACGAAGAGCGCCAGCACGTTGCGCCCCGGCTGGTCCTTGCCGTGCCTGTGCACGTGCGGCAGCAGGTCCGACACGGCGATGTACAGGAACGTGCCCGCGGAGAAGGCCAGCGCCTTGGGCGCCATGCTCTCGAAGGCCATGAACGCGTCGAACGCGAAGAACAGCAGCGCACCGGCGGGCACCATCAAGCCGTACAGCACGGCGAGCAGCAGGATGGCCCCCTTCGAGCGGCCTTCCGTCTTCAGGATGGAGGCCAGCGACAGCGCGGAGGGGACCTTGTGCGCGACGATGGCCAGGAGCGCCATCAACCCCACGCCCTCCTCCACCGCCGAGCCCAGCGCGATGCCGTCGAACAACGTGTGCGTCGACAGCCCGAGGAACGCCGTCAGCCCGAGCACCTGTCCCGCCTCGGCGCCATGTCCCGAGCCCGTGCCGGACATGTGGTCCCCGGGCACGTCCTCACCCGCGTGCGCCACCAGGTAGCGCTCCAGCACGAGCAGGAAGACAAAGCCTCCGGGCACCAGCGCGAAGGCCCACCAGCCTCCGCCCTCGTAGGCCTCCGGCAGCATGTGGAAGAAGGCCGCGCCCAACATGACGCCAGCGGCGAAGGCCAGGAAGCGGACCAGTTGCGTCGGGCGCTCATTCCAAAGCACCACCAACGCGCCGAGGAGCGAGCCGACAACAACCACCAGGGAATAGAGGGCCACCGTGGCCAGGACCGACATGGGGCGCGCACCCTACAACAAAACCGCCGCGTCAGTAGCGTCGCACCACCACCAACCCCACCCGACCCGGTTGGACGTCCACCACGTGCTCGGAAACCCGCCCTCCCGCCTCCACCCGCACCAGGTGCTTCCCCGCTGAGACGCGGAATCGCGCCACCTGGAACTCGGCGGGCAGGGAAAGCCAGGAACGCAGGTCCGGCGCGTTCCCCGCGTTGAGCAGGATGAAGGCCAGGGCCCCCAGCTCCTCGCTCTTCGTCGCCGCGCCCAGACCGGCCGCGAGCCCCGCCTTCACGGCCACGCCGGCAATCTGCTTGGCGAGCATGCCGCCAATGCGGGTGTCCAGGTGGAGCCGCGCCACGTCCGCCAGCGACGTCACCGTCGCCGCCCGCGCGGCCTGGTCGCCCAGGGAGACATGCACCGCGGGCGCGCTGCCCCGGTCCCGGTAGGCAGGCACCTCGATGAGGCCGCCGCCATCATGGTTGCGGGACGCGGGATGCTTCTCCGGGGACAGCCCCGCCTCCACGATGACCACGACCTGGGCCTCGTCGCGCCCCAACGGAGGATGGGCCACGTCCGGATACTTCGCCTTGAGCTCTTCGTAGAGCTGGTCGCGGCCCGTGTACTTCGCCAGTCGCAGCAGCGGCTCCACGAGCGCGCCCAGCCGAGGCTCCAGCTCATACGCCTTCGCGTAGTCGATGAAGGCCGAGTCCCAGTCGCGCTGGTCCTCGCGCAGCACGCCGCCCAGGTAGCGCGCGATGGCGAGCTGCTCGTAGGGCTTCTTCTCGTCGGTGACCATCTTCTGGAGGCGCTCGTTGACCTGACGCACCTCCACCATGGCCGCTTCGTCATCCCCCAGCTTGGCGTAGTTGAGCGCCTGGATGACGGAGATCATCAGCTTCTCGAAGTCCTCCCCGCGGTAGGCCCGCTGGCGCTCGTTGGTGACCAGCGCCCCGGCCTCCTCGCTGACGGAGGTCCCGTCGAGCTGCGCGCTCAGCTTCTCCGCCTGCTCCAGCACGGTGTTGCTCTCCGTCCACTTGCGCGCGGAGTGCAACACCATGCCTCTGTCCAGGAGCACGAGCAGCTCGTCCTTCGTCGTGCCCTCCTTCTCCACCGCGTCCAGCTCCGCCAGCGCGTGGGGGTAGTCCTCCGACTGATAGGACATGCGGACGCCCCGCGTGCGAGCCACGTAGTCCCCCGCACAGCCGGACAACAGGAGCACGCTCGCCAGCGCGAGCGCGCCCCAACCCCGAGGGCGCGCCGTGAGGCCGAGATGAGAAGTCATGAGCAATCGAGCCTTCGCGTGGAGCCGGCGGCGCCGACGACGGGAACTACCAGCTGACTCCGCGCTTCTCGAACTTCTTGCGGATCTGCTTCTCGTCCGTCCACTCGATGAGGCCGGTGCGCACGTTGCTCAGCTTCGCCGTCATCTTGTAGTACACGAGCTTGTCGCGGCCGACCTCCTGGATGATGGAGGCCAAATCACCGGACATCAGGAAGTCCACTGACACCTGACCGCCGGGGCCCTTGGCGGACTTCGCGTCGACGTAACCGGACTGCTGATACTCGTACTCCTCCGCGATGTCCTGGCGCGCGGCCTGGTCCACCATGGCGAAGCGGCCCGTCTGGGCCAGCGCCGTCTGGATCTTGTCACCCAGCGAGCGCATGTCGATGTGCTCGGACGTGCTGTTCTTCAGCTTGCCGACGAGGACGATGGGCAGCGAGCCGTCCGGGCGCGGCGTGGAGAAGCGCGGCGAGCTGGCCAGCGACTCCGCCATCTTCTTGGCGATGAGCTGCAGGTCGTTCTCGTTGAACTGGTCCGACAGCATCTCGATTTCGTTCGGGTCCTCGTACGTGCCGCGCGTGAAGGCACGCGGGCCACTGCACGCGGCGAGCGAAGCGGCGAGGCAGGCGGTGAGAATCAGGCGGTGGGTCTTCATGGTGCGGGTCACTCCTAGTTCCATTCGCATTCGAAGCGGCTGCCCTCGAAGTTCCACTTGTAGGCGAGCACCGCGTCGCGGCGGTACCCGGCCGTCAGGCGGCACAGGTTCATCAGCGAGGAACGGGGATAGTCGAACGTATAGGTCTGCGACTTCGCCCGCTCCTGCTCATTGAGCTGGGAGGGATGGGTGAGCGTGGGGCTGGCGCTGGCGGCCACCATCACCGAGTGCTTGCCGTACGTCTTCAGCGGCACCCGGCCAGCGAACTGCACGCGGCGCACCGTGCGCGCGACGAGGATGTCGCTGCGGTCCACGCTCGTCTCGTGGCGGTTGCGGCGCTGGAGCAGCTCCGAGATGTTGGCGGTGAAGACGCGGGTGAGGTCCCCGTCGTCGACGAAGAAGTAGAGGAAGGTCTCCCGGGCCACCCGGCTCTCGCCGGTGAAGTCCATGGTCACCAGGAGCTCCAGCTCGCGGTTGGGCGCCAGGCCGTGCCGCGACACCGCCGCGAGCACGCTGGCGTTCACTCCCGCCTTCTTCAGCTTGATGAGGCCGTCCGCGCTCGCGTCACACGCGCAGCGCCGCTCTTCAATCATCTTCACGAGCTGCGCGGGCTCGAAGCCCGCCTGGGACAGCTTGGTCAATTCCTCGTCCGTCAGCGGGAGCTGGTCGGAGCGCTCGTAGATGCGCGGGAGCTGGTTCGGGTCCCACTGGATGATGTTGTACGTCTGCGTGTCCCCCGAGGGGAACGGCAGGGAGAGCTGGGGGGCTCCTCCCGCGGGGGAGACCCTGACGGGCGCTTGAGTGGTGGCCAGCGCCAACGTCGCGGCGAGCAGTTGGGCAATCATGGCGTTCCCTCCTCTAGAAGCGGTAGCCGACGCCCAGACCCAGCCGGTGCGAGACGCCGCCACCGCCGATGGGAATGTCCGGGTTGTAGTTGAGGCCGAGCACGATGTTGTCGCGCGCGCCCATCAGCACCTCGGCGCCCAGGTGGGGCGAGATGCCGAAGCGCAGGCCCTCATCCTCGGGGATGTAGATGGCGCCCGCCCTCAGGCCCGCGCTGAACACCAGCGGCCAGCCCCAGGTGCGGAAGCGAGGGCCCACCATGCCGATGACGCGGCCGCCATCGAAGACGTAGGCGAAGCTCGCGTCGAGCGAGTACCAGTCCGCGCCCCACACCGACAACGTGGCGCCCGCGTAGAGCGGGGGGCCTTCCGGAGCGTCCCGGTGGGGCTTCTCCGAGTTGACCGCCGCGCCCCAGTCGAGCTGGAGCGACACGCCCGTTCCACCCGAGCGCGAGTAGCCCCCCTTCCCATACTCGGATTCCTCGGGCCCATCCGTGCGGCCCCGCTCCTGAGCAACCGCGGACACCGGCGCCGCGACGGCCAGCGACAGAAGGGCGCCGCACAACCTGGAATGACGCTTCATCTCGAAGACTCCCCACATGAGGTAGGTGCGATTTTCCGACACATCGACGGCCCGGCACCGCCGATATTCAAAACACCTGAGTAACGGACAAGTGCACTTCCCTTGTCGAAATTCCGTCAGGACATCCGAGGCCCTGGCGGAGGCGCATCCTGCGGCGCGTCGGGCTGGGGGTCATCCCGGGGCTCCGGGAGGGGGGTGGGCGCCTGGCGCGACTCCGTGCGGGTGAAGGGCAGCCACTGAGGGTGCGCCCGGAGGAAGGAGACCAGGCGCTCCCGGACGAGGGCGCGCAGGTCGAAGAGCTTGTCCGGGTTGGCCGCGCTCACCAGCGCCCGGATGGTGAGCGTCCGGTCCTGGGCCTCCAGCACCACCACCGACTGGAACCGCCCATCCCACAGGTGCTGGGCCTCTCCGGAGAGGATGCGCTTGAGCTCCGCGCGCATGGCGTCCACGTCCGTGGAGTAGTCCACCTGGAGGGTGACGGCGCCAAGCAGCTCGGGGCTGACCTTGCTCCAGTTCTGGAAGGGCTTGTCCAGGAAGTAGGTGATGGGGATGACCATGCGGCGCTGGTCCCAGACGCGGAGGACCACATAGGTCAGCGTGATCTCCTCCACGGTGCCGAACTCGGTCTCCACCACCACCTGGTCGCCGATGCGGATGGGCTGGGTGATGGAGAGCTGGATGCCCGCGAGCAGCGTGGAGATGGACTTCTGCGCCGCCAGACCAATCACCAGGCCGGCGATACCGGCGGACGCCAGGAGGGACACTCCGACGTTGCGCACCACCTCGAACTGCATGAGGAGCAGCGCGGCGGCCACCACGTACGTCGCGGCCTCGAAGACGGCGCGCAGCACGGCGAACTGGGTGCGCAGCGAGCGGGCCCGCGCCGCGTCCTGCGTCTCCGAGGACACGCGGCTCTGCACGAAGGCGGCGAACACGCGCAGGAAGCGCAGGATGAACCACGCCACGGAGACGATGAGCAGCGAGTAGCTCACCCGGTTGGCCACGGTCTGCACGGGGCGCGGCAGGAGGAGGAAGGACGTGCCCACCACCAGTAGGGCGGCGAAGAAGGGCAGCCTCAGGGGCCCTCGCCCCGCCTCCACGAGCTGGTCGTCCAGCGTCGCGTCCGTCCAGCGCGCCACCCGCAGGGCGATGGCCAGCGTCACCCGCTCCAGGAGCAGCGACAGCCCCAGCGCCCCCAGCAGCGTCACCAGCAGGCCCAGCCACTGCCACGGCTCCAGCCCCAGCACCGTCCCCGAGAAGAAGAACGGCGGCATCCACTCCGCCACGCGAGGGCCATAGGCTTCGAAGAGCGAATCCACCATGCGCACCGTGGACTCGCTGAAGACCCACACCAGCGCGCTGTCCTGCGTGACGCGCTGGAGGCGGATGGAGACATTGGCGCCCTCCAGGGGGATGACGCCCAGCTGGTCGAAGCGCGCGTCGGCGGGGTCTCCCTCGGGGGCCTTGCTCACCGAGGCCAGGTCGATGGCCAGCTTCCGGTCCAGCACGAACTTGAGCCGGCGGGCGAGCTGCGCGCCGCGCTCGGGCTGCTGGGCGCGGGGGATGAAGTCCAGGTCGAGGTAGTGCGCGGCCGTCGCGTAGTCGCCCCGGTGGGCCGCGGAGAGGAAGCCCTG
Encoded here:
- a CDS encoding class I SAM-dependent methyltransferase, translating into MEKRTDWYEHPEYYEAIFGTDTVREVDFLQALSARHGTGGSKWLEPACGAGRLVEEATRRGLKVTGYDISEAMLAHARKRLTPAERRRVKLSPSRMEEFFVPELEGQVDVAHNLVSTFRYLDSEAAALAHLKGTRRLLKPDGVYVLGFHLTDYARTTPEHERWLGKVGKDKVVCNTHEGTPERRARRSPMRNRLRITGPGKDWLIETTWFFRTYDGAQARKLFRDAGLHVVAEYNFDYDLEAPEKRGSRRLDRVFVLKPVSGSASTAARPEAPAEAATPAKKRASVKKTAAKKPARKGR
- a CDS encoding lysylphosphatidylglycerol synthase transmembrane domain-containing protein, with protein sequence MDDAISDVRVAPVAAEGSSRRHGVWGWLPGVLLLGAFTVFVVARFGEEKQFALMLKRARPEWLLCGAALQVLSYLVMAACWRLVLGMANVKPPWFRTAGLSVMKLSFDQLVPTAGIGGSVVVMKGLQSEGAPPRIATAALLVDMVSFYIAHAVAVVFAIVTLWLHAALHAAILGLATAFAVLACVVPFAILWLTRHGGWQPPKWARRIPGLTSLLDSISQVPPELVRNRGLLAKATACQLGVFVADALTLSCMLLAVGHPVGFPSVFAAFMLATLVMTLSIIPGGVGTFEATAVGTLSSLGVPVSVSLTAVLLLRGFTLWLPLPLGVVFLHRMLGMRLRDVMSRSRNESEDAPAASPQRSPA
- a CDS encoding CBS domain-containing protein → MLTVGDLMTRDVITLEETDDLVRVDDLLKLNHIRHLPVVRDGRLVGLVSHRDLIRALSRQMASSGAEPIAVASIMSRDVESVRPDLSVRDGIYKLLDHRFGCLPVVDRDRRLVGIVTEADFMRMAARLLDATQARGREEAEVSAH
- a CDS encoding ZIP family metal transporter, giving the protein MSVLATVALYSLVVVVGSLLGALVVLWNERPTQLVRFLAFAAGVMLGAAFFHMLPEAYEGGGWWAFALVPGGFVFLLVLERYLVAHAGEDVPGDHMSGTGSGHGAEAGQVLGLTAFLGLSTHTLFDGIALGSAVEEGVGLMALLAIVAHKVPSALSLASILKTEGRSKGAILLLAVLYGLMVPAGALLFFAFDAFMAFESMAPKALAFSAGTFLYIAVSDLLPHVHRHGKDQPGRNVLALFVGLALMFMLARIMGHPAH
- a CDS encoding COG3014 family protein produces the protein MTSHLGLTARPRGWGALALASVLLLSGCAGDYVARTRGVRMSYQSEDYPHALAELDAVEKEGTTKDELLVLLDRGMVLHSARKWTESNTVLEQAEKLSAQLDGTSVSEEAGALVTNERQRAYRGEDFEKLMISVIQALNYAKLGDDEAAMVEVRQVNERLQKMVTDEKKPYEQLAIARYLGGVLREDQRDWDSAFIDYAKAYELEPRLGALVEPLLRLAKYTGRDQLYEELKAKYPDVAHPPLGRDEAQVVVIVEAGLSPEKHPASRNHDGGGLIEVPAYRDRGSAPAVHVSLGDQAARAATVTSLADVARLHLDTRIGGMLAKQIAGVAVKAGLAAGLGAATKSEELGALAFILLNAGNAPDLRSWLSLPAEFQVARFRVSAGKHLVRVEAGGRVSEHVVDVQPGRVGLVVVRRY
- the lpoB gene encoding penicillin-binding protein activator LpoB is translated as MKTHRLILTACLAASLAACSGPRAFTRGTYEDPNEIEMLSDQFNENDLQLIAKKMAESLASSPRFSTPRPDGSLPIVLVGKLKNSTSEHIDMRSLGDKIQTALAQTGRFAMVDQAARQDIAEEYEYQQSGYVDAKSAKGPGGQVSVDFLMSGDLASIIQEVGRDKLVYYKMTAKLSNVRTGLIEWTDEKQIRKKFEKRGVSW
- a CDS encoding mechanosensitive ion channel family protein, translated to MMPRVRHAWTALLLVGCVLWTLPALALNSGLAPPASPMDRQSPHAAAQGFLSAAHRGDYATAAHYLDLDFIPRAQQPERGAQLARRLKFVLDRKLAIDLASVSKAPEGDPADARFDQLGVIPLEGANVSIRLQRVTQDSALVWVFSESTVRMVDSLFEAYGPRVAEWMPPFFFSGTVLGLEPWQWLGLLVTLLGALGLSLLLERVTLAIALRVARWTDATLDDQLVEAGRGPLRLPFFAALLVVGTSFLLLPRPVQTVANRVSYSLLIVSVAWFILRFLRVFAAFVQSRVSSETQDAARARSLRTQFAVLRAVFEAATYVVAAALLLMQFEVVRNVGVSLLASAGIAGLVIGLAAQKSISTLLAGIQLSITQPIRIGDQVVVETEFGTVEEITLTYVVLRVWDQRRMVIPITYFLDKPFQNWSKVSPELLGAVTLQVDYSTDVDAMRAELKRILSGEAQHLWDGRFQSVVVLEAQDRTLTIRALVSAANPDKLFDLRALVRERLVSFLRAHPQWLPFTRTESRQAPTPLPEPRDDPQPDAPQDAPPPGPRMS